In Deltaproteobacteria bacterium, the DNA window CGTGTGGAATGCCCCCGGCGAGACTCGAACTCACGACACCAGGATTAGGAATCCTGTGCTCTATCCTGCTGAGCTACGGGGGCGTATCGGGAAGTCTAGCACGGCATCGGCGTCCAGACACCCGTGGGTACCTGTTCCGCGGCCGTGAGGAGCGTTTCTGACACGCCCTCGCGTGGCTTGTCAAACGACCCCTTCGTGGTGGTTTCCTCGTGCTAGGGCTAGGCATCCGGCGGTACCTGCATCCCGCGCTGGACCGCTGGGCGGGCACCGATGGCGTCGAACCAGCGCTTGACGTTCGGAAAGTCGGCCAGATCCACCTGGTGTCTCTCGTACCGGCCTACCCACGGGTAGGTCGCGATGTCCGCCACCGAGTAGTCATCGGCAAGATACTCATGATCGGACAAGCGTTTCTCCATCACGCCATATAGACGGCGGGTTTCGTTCTTGTACCGGTCGATGGCGTAGGGAAGCTGCTCCTTGGCGCCGATGAAGTGGTGCGCCTGGCCGAACATTGGCCCTACCCCGCCCATCTGGAACATGAGCCACTGCATGACGTCGTGGCGCGCCCGGGACTCCTCGGGGAGAAACCGGCCGCCAGCCTTTTCGGAAAGGTAGAGCAGGATGGCGCCGGACTCGAACAGGCTGTAGGGGCTGCCCTCCGGACCATCCTGGTCGACGATGGCGGGTATCTTGTTGTTGGGACTGATGGCGAGGAAATCCGGCGCGAACTGCTCGTCCTTGCCGATGTTGATGGGATGCACGGTGTACGACATCTCCAACTCTTCCAGCATGACGGACACCTTGCGGCCGTTGGGTGTTCTCCAGGTGTACAGATCGATCATGAAGCCTCCTTCGCAGCCAACCTGGTTCGCCTGCCGGCCCAGGGCAACCGCGGGAATCGTTTTTTGCTTATCCGGCCGGCGACGAGGCCGGCCAACACCACGAGCAGGAAAAGGACGACCGGGCGGACGCGTGCGCCGAATTGCGCCGTGTCCGATTCCACCTGCACGGTCCGTGTGACCTCTGTTGCCGGTTGCCCTCCCCGAGGGGTCGCGACGACCGACACCGTGTGAGGCGAGGCGTCCACGAAGTGGAACACGAGATCGAGAGTGCCGCGCGTGGGCGCCCTGTTCAACCGGAATATTTCCCGACCCTTCTCGAGCTGCACGATACGAAGGGTTACCGCGGCGGGTACGGCCTCTTCCGATCCAGGGTGAGTGCCGCGCCATCGAATGGTACTCGGATGTCCCACGAGGGAGGGCGTCACCGTCAGCTTGCCATCGAGCGCCGTGGCTCGGACGGTCTCCGCCCCAAGGATTCCGTTCCCTCCGGCGCTATACAGCAGCACGATCGCGAGGACCGCCACCACGCCCGCAGGAACGGTGAAGATCCTGCCGGCGATGAAACCCAGGAGGAAGAGAGCTGCGACAAAGGCGGCGAGAAAGGCGGTCTTCGTGCGGTTCTCGCGAACCTGGACCGACCGGGAGCCTTGGAGGCGGCGTCCTTGTGCGTCGGTGGCGCTGACTTCGAGGCGGTAAGTGCCCCGAATCGGGAAGACATAGTCCCAGGAAAGCGCTCCGGTCACGCCGGCGAGCTTCATCTCGACGAGACGGGTTCCCTCGATCAGCGGGAAGTCCGTGGACACGAGGTTGCCGGGCGGCGGCGCCGTGAGAAGGATGGAGAGGTCCAACGGGGCGCCGGAGCCTCTCCCGTCTTCATCGATGTCTACGGTGATGCGGGCCGAGTCCTTCAGGGGGCGCAACAGGGTTGTGTCGGGCGATACCTGAATCCTGATGGCGCTTTCGTCGACCCAGGCCGTGAAGGGAGCGGCCAGACTCGCGGACAACAGGAGTGCAAAGAGCAGGGACAGCACTCGGGCAACGGCCGTGAAGCATCTTCCCAAGCTCGGCGGCAACGGGGTTGGCAACGACGGAGGCTTGGGCCCGACCCACGGACCGTGATGTGAAGGGTTGCGAAGAGTGTCGGCTAGTGGCACGGAACAATGGCCAGACCATGACGCAAGTCATGCAGGGCATCGTGAACCGGAGGATAGGCGGCGGCCAGACTCACGTAAAGAAGCACGCCCACCACCGCCATGAACACCGCGGACTTCAGGTAAAAGGACGATGCTTCGGACATCACCGCGGTGAGTCCGGACGCGGCGCTTCGAGTCAGTCGCTCTGTCACTTCCATCATGGCAGTGGAATCTATGCCACGGCGTGGATGATTGTCAAGCAAGGCCCGGACGAGAGTGGAGGCATCCCAGCCCCATGCGACACCTCCTCTCTTGGTCATTCAGGGGCGTTCAGGAAGTTCTCCACGACGTTGTGAAAACGCTCTGTCTGGTCCCACTGGCACCAGTGGCCGCATTCACTGAACACGTGCATCTCGACATTGGGAAGCTGCTGGAAGAGCAGCATCCCGCGTTCGAGGGCGACGCCGTGATCGTCCCGGCCCCACAGCAGCAGTGTCTTGTTCTTGAGTGTCGGCAGCACGTCGCTCAAGGATGGCGGCGCGGGCGCATCGCGCCTCTTCTGCTGCGCTTCGTAGTTCTTGCCCACGCTCATCTCGTAGCGGGTGGCCACCAGCGCGTCGTCCACCAATTCGTTGTGGTACAGGGTCTTCATGGTCATGTTGCGGACGTTTTCCAGGCTGGGCTCGTAGCTCCTGAGCTGCGCCCCGTGCGCCGCCGCCTGCTCAGCGGATGCCGCCGAGCCTCGCGGAGCGATGGTGCCGCTGGCCGTGGTGACGAAGCGGCGCGCGCGGGAGTCCGCGAGCGCGATGTTGACCGCGATGTAAGCGCCCTGGGAATTGGCGACCATGTGAAACCGCTCGAGCGCGATCTCGGCGAGAAAGGCCTGCGCGTGACGGCAACGGAACTCCATCGAGAAGTCGTCGCCGTTGTCCGTGAGACCGTATCCGGGCTGATCGAAGGCAATGACTTCGAAACCGGCGTCGACGAACCGGTCGACGTTGGGACTCCAGCTTACAGATGCGCAAACGCCCGGTGCTCCGCCATGGATCAGGACGATGGGATGCCCTTTCCCACGCCGAACGTAGAAGGTTCGCAAGCCCTCGATATCGATGAATTGCCCGTCATCCGCGATCAGCATGATAAGGCTCCTTGATCCCCGCGGGATCTACGCCCGGATACACGCGACCCCGTGCCCCCTCCTCTTCTCCAGCAAGGGAACGGCTTGCTCCGTGCATTCCGCGACGCGCAGCGGACAGCGGGATGCGAACCGGCAGCCCGGGCCGGGGTTCAACGGCACCGCGGGCTCGCCTTCGAGGGGGCGCAGTTGGCCCGTGTGGCCGATGCGCGGGCGCGTGTCGAGGAGGGCCTTGGTGTAAGGATGCAGCGGGCGTTGCATCACGTCGTCCGTGGCGCCCTCCTCCATGATCTTGCCGCCGTACATGACCGCGATGCGGTCGGACACGTATTCGGCCACGTTGAGGTCGTGGGTGATGAAGACCATGGTGAGCCGCAGCCGCCTGCGGAGGTCCTGTAGGAGGGACAGGACCTGGGCCTGAATCGATACGTCCAGCGACGAGACGGGTTCGTCCGCCAGGATCAGCGAAGGCTCCGTGGCCAGCGCCCTGGCGACGGCGATCCGCTGCCGCTGTCCTCCACTGAACTCGTGCGGGTAGCGTTCAAGGTGTTGTGAGGACAATCCCACCTGCTCGAGCAGTTGCACGACACGCTCGCGCCGCGCGTCCCCGTGGAGGCCGAAATGGATGGACAGGGCCCGGCCGATGATCATCTCGGTGCGCATCCGCGGATTCAGGGAGGAGAACGGGTCCTGGAAGACGAACTGGATGTCCTTGCGCAGCGCCTTCATGTCGCTGGTGGACGCCTTCAGAATGTCGCGGCCGGCGAGGAACACGTCCCCGGACATGACCGGAAGCAGCCTCGCGATGAGCTTGGCCGTGGTCGACTTGCCCGAACCGCTCTCTCCCACGAGGCCCAGGGTTTCGCCCCGGGCGACCTCGAACGAAACCCCGTCCACCGCCTGCACCGTGCGCCGGCCGTAGAGAAGGCGGCGAAACGCCCCTCCGCTCACGTCGAAATACTTGACGAGGTCGCGGACGTGGAGCAGAGACGGCGCGCTGCCGGCCATACCGGGGGCTTCCATCATTCCGGTTCCGTTTTACGTTGGCCGCGTTCCGACACGAGCCAACGGATAGTGGCATGCGTATACATGCCCGCGCTCCGCCGGCGTATTCGCCGGCGACCGGGTCAACTCCGGGATGTCCCGTTTGCATCGCGGCTGGACGTGGGCACAGCGCGGATGGAAGCGGCAGCCCGGAGGCGGCGTGCGCAGGTCGAAGATGGTGCCGGGGACGCCCTGCAATGGCTGCCCTCTCTGCGGCACCGAGTTGATGAGGCCCGCCGTGTAAGGGTGCCTCGGAGCGGTGAATATCGCGTCCGTGCTCCCGACTTCCATCAATTTCGCCCCGTAGAGAACGGCGGCGCGCGTGCACAGCTCCGATACCACGGCCAAGTCGTGGGAGATGAACAGGAGCCCCAGGTTCATGTCCCGTTGAAGCTCCCCGAGCAGCGACAGGATTTGCGCCTGAATCGTGACGTCCACGGCCGTCGTGGGTTCGTCCGCGATCAGGAGGGACGGTCCGCATGCCAGCGCGGCGGCGATGGTCACGCGCTGGCGCATGCCGCCGCTGAATTCGTGCGGGTACTTGTTGAACATCTCCCGGGCGCCCGGCAGCTTGACGCGCTCGAACATCTCGATGGTGCGGCGCCGTGCCTCCGCGTGGCTGAAGCGAAGGTGATGGCGGTACACCTCGGCCACTTGCTCCCCCACGGTGTAGCCCGGGTTGAGGCTGGTCATGGGCTCCTGGAACACCATGCCGATCCTGCGCCCGCGAATGGACTCCATGGCGGACTCGTCCTGGGTTGCGAGGTCCCGGCCGTCGAACCAGATCTGCCCGCGCGTGATCCTGGCCGCCGGATCGAGCAGGCGCATGATGGACAACGCGGTCACGGTCTTGCCCGATCCCGATTCCCCCACGATGCCCAGGGCCTCGCCGGGCTCCACGGTGAACGAAA includes these proteins:
- a CDS encoding glutathione S-transferase N-terminal domain-containing protein, translating into MIDLYTWRTPNGRKVSVMLEELEMSYTVHPINIGKDEQFAPDFLAISPNNKIPAIVDQDGPEGSPYSLFESGAILLYLSEKAGGRFLPEESRARHDVMQWLMFQMGGVGPMFGQAHHFIGAKEQLPYAIDRYKNETRRLYGVMEKRLSDHEYLADDYSVADIATYPWVGRYERHQVDLADFPNVKRWFDAIGARPAVQRGMQVPPDA
- a CDS encoding CbtB-domain containing protein, with protein sequence MMEVTERLTRSAASGLTAVMSEASSFYLKSAVFMAVVGVLLYVSLAAAYPPVHDALHDLRHGLAIVPCH
- a CDS encoding alpha/beta fold hydrolase → MLIADDGQFIDIEGLRTFYVRRGKGHPIVLIHGGAPGVCASVSWSPNVDRFVDAGFEVIAFDQPGYGLTDNGDDFSMEFRCRHAQAFLAEIALERFHMVANSQGAYIAVNIALADSRARRFVTTASGTIAPRGSAASAEQAAAHGAQLRSYEPSLENVRNMTMKTLYHNELVDDALVATRYEMSVGKNYEAQQKRRDAPAPPSLSDVLPTLKNKTLLLWGRDDHGVALERGMLLFQQLPNVEMHVFSECGHWCQWDQTERFHNVVENFLNAPE
- a CDS encoding ABC transporter ATP-binding protein, whose translation is MMEAPGMAGSAPSLLHVRDLVKYFDVSGGAFRRLLYGRRTVQAVDGVSFEVARGETLGLVGESGSGKSTTAKLIARLLPVMSGDVFLAGRDILKASTSDMKALRKDIQFVFQDPFSSLNPRMRTEMIIGRALSIHFGLHGDARRERVVQLLEQVGLSSQHLERYPHEFSGGQRQRIAVARALATEPSLILADEPVSSLDVSIQAQVLSLLQDLRRRLRLTMVFITHDLNVAEYVSDRIAVMYGGKIMEEGATDDVMQRPLHPYTKALLDTRPRIGHTGQLRPLEGEPAVPLNPGPGCRFASRCPLRVAECTEQAVPLLEKRRGHGVACIRA
- a CDS encoding ABC transporter ATP-binding protein, yielding SFTVEPGEALGIVGESGSGKTVTALSIMRLLDPAARITRGQIWFDGRDLATQDESAMESIRGRRIGMVFQEPMTSLNPGYTVGEQVAEVYRHHLRFSHAEARRRTIEMFERVKLPGAREMFNKYPHEFSGGMRQRVTIAAALACGPSLLIADEPTTAVDVTIQAQILSLLGELQRDMNLGLLFISHDLAVVSELCTRAAVLYGAKLMEVGSTDAIFTAPRHPYTAGLINSVPQRGQPLQGVPGTIFDLRTPPPGCRFHPRCAHVQPRCKRDIPELTRSPANTPAERGHVYACHYPLARVGTRPT